A portion of the Gigantopelta aegis isolate Gae_Host chromosome 10, Gae_host_genome, whole genome shotgun sequence genome contains these proteins:
- the LOC121384133 gene encoding mannosyl-oligosaccharide glucosidase-like isoform X1, translating into MTKDLRRRIRHRNGPASPPRPDGAKHPKHKSDVVVKICVIGVLITVVSLLAYYRYQSFLKHIVITPLNSPKIVSANSSTATENAARFWGTYRSQTYFGLKTRTPRSPVVGLMWLPQFTRKMPPPVRHWCDQADEIGKYGWLAHDGVHFGVQEIEESGFVLKTEFVKRPGGDHGGDWTARFTVKPKLPDRPVVLSLMFYIALDGDGHLEESSTKKRLTGIRGITPELGQFELKFPKSVSSVQKFHHLITHADRLDELKDVLVKSMSLDNWEKSSKLPYFIFHGRYVPRDRKANYIVHQVTAVLPLQMEVIFESGSYHNRPSILSGDVFTTELHKYQTEFDAKFERLFPLHVKGYGEEDISFAKAALSNLIGSIGYFYGSSLVQSVYNEEPVNYWEAPLYTGVPSRPFFPRGFLWDEGFHNLLISQWDESISVDIIGHWFDLMNTEGWIPREQILGVEARAKVPTQFIVQRNKNANPPTFFLPLKSIIKHKIESNTVEDKAFLSALYPRLKAWFTWYNVSQVGKTSTSYRWRGRDEKAVKQLNPLTLTSGLDDFPRASHPSDEEYHIDLRCWLALASGVMADIARSLDKNWQVYDATHRRLMDNTALDELHWSEKGQQYSDFGLHTERVRLERPKRPENLQPGQRPPPQDKVRTVQEEPHLQFVNSLGYVSLFPFLLKIIDPKSPKLYTVLRDLKDPALLWSDYGLRSLSKSAKLYNRYNTEHDPPYWRGAIWINMNYLALDALDFYSRESGPHQDTARAIYKELRTNIVNNMIKQYRRTGYIWENYSDKTGEGKGSHPFTGWSALVVLIMGEKY; encoded by the exons atgaCCAAAGATCTCCGGAGAAGAATACGTCATCGAAACGGACCGGCATCTCCGCCAAGACCTGACGGCGCTAAACATCCAAAACACAAAAGTGACGTGGTCGTTAAAATATGTGTTATTGGTGTATTGATCACAGTAGTGAGTTTATTAGCTTATTACAGATACCAATCTTTTCTAAAACATATTGTCATAACTCCACTGAATTCACCGAAAATCGTGTCTGCCAACAGCTCAACCGCGACGGAAAATGCTGCGCGATTCTGGGGAACGTACAGGTCACAAACCTATTTTGGTTTGAAGACCCGGACACCAAGATCGCCAGTTGTAG GGTTGATGTGGTTGCCACAGTTCACGAGGAAGATGCCACCACCTGTGCGCCACTGGTGTGACCAGGCCGATGAGATTGGTAAATATGGCTGGCTGGCTCATGATGGAGTACATTTTGGTGTGCAGGAAATAGAGGAGAGTGGATTCGTCTTGAAAACAGAGTTTGTCAAGAGACCGGGAGGTGACCATGGTGGGGACTGGACAGCCAGGTTCACTGTGAAACCAAAG CTTCCTGACCGTCCGGTAGTGTTATCTCTGATGTTCTACATAGCTCTAGACGGTGACGGTCACCTTGAGGAGTCGTCCACTAAGAAGAGGCTGACGGGGATTCGAGGAATCACACCGGAACTTGGACAGTTTGAGCTGAAATTTCCAAAGAGTGTGTCATCAGTCCAGAAGTTCCACCACCTGATAACGCATGCTGACCGCCTGGATGAGCTGAAGGATGTCCTCGTCAAGTCGATGTCCCTCGACAACTGGGAGAAGTCGAGCAAACTGCCCTACTTCATATTCCATGGCCGCTACGTTCCCAGGGACAGGAAGGCCAACTACATAGTTCACCAGGTGACCGCTGTCTTGCCTCTACAGATGGAGGTGATATTCGAGTCTGGTAGCTACCACAACAGACCCAGTATTTTATCTGGTGATGTTTTTACTACTGAGCTGCACAAATACCAGACTGAGTTTGATGCTAAATTTGAGCGACTCTTTCCGCTGCATGTCAAAGGTTATGGAGAAGAAGATATCTCCTTTGCAAAAGCTGCTCTGAGCAACCTAATCGGAAGTATTGGCTATTTTTACGGGTCCTCGCTAGTTCAGTCTGTGTACAACGAAGAACCAGTGAACTACTGGGAAGCTCCACTTTACACCGGTGTGCCGTCCAGACCGTTCTTTCCTCGTGGCTTTCTCTGGGACGAAGGCTTTCACAATCTACTCATTAGCCAGTGGGATGAAAGTATTTCTGTAGACATCATCGGTCACTGGTTTGATCTGATGAATACTGAAGGCTGGATTCCAAGAGAACAAATTCTTGGAGTGGAAGCCCGAGCTAAGGTGCCTACCCAGTTTATTGTGCAGagaaacaaaaatgcaaatCCTCCGACATTTTTCTTACCATTAAAAAGCATAATCAAACACAAGATAGAATCCAACACAGTAGAAGACAAAGCGTTTCTTAGTGCCTTGTACCCGAGATTAAAGGCTTGGTTCACCTGGTACAATGTGAGCCAGGTGGGCAAAACGTCGACCAGCTATAGATGGCGTGGACGAGACGAGAAAGCCGTCAAGCAGCTGAACCCGCTGACTCTGACGTCGGGACTGGACGATTTCCCGCGAGCATCCCACCCGAGTGACGAGGAATATCACATAGATCTCAGGTGCTGGTTGGCCCTCGCGTCTGGGGTCATGGCTGACATTGCTCGGTCTCTTGACAAGAACTGGCAGGTGTACGATGCCACACATCGGCGCCTGATGGACAACACCGCCCTGGATGAGCTCCACTGGTCGGAGAAAGGACAGCAGTATAGTGACTTTGGTCTGCACACCGAACGAGTGAGGCTGGAGCGACCAAAACGGCCAGAGAACCTCCAGCCTGGACAGAGACCGCCACCACAGGACAAGGTGCGCACTGTTCAGGAAGAGCCGCACTTACAGTTCGTCAATTCACTTGGTTATGTCAGTCTGTTCCCGTTCTTGCTGAAAATTATAGACCCAAAGTCTCCGAAACTGTACACAGTACTCCGCGATTTGAAAGATCCCGCCCTCTTGTGGTCCGACTATGGTTTACGATCGCTGTCGAAGAGTGCGAAGCTATACAACCGATACAACACAGAACACGATCCACCGTACTGGAGAGGGGCCATCTGGATCAACATGAACTACCTGGCACTCGATGCTCTAGACTTCTACTCCAGGGAGTCGGGACCGCACCAAGACACTGCACGTGCCATCTACAAAGAGCTCAGAACTAACATAGTGAATAACATGATAAAACAATACAGGAGAACTGGCTATATTTGGGAAAACTACAGTGACAAGACTGGGGAAGGGAAAGGCAGTCATCCATTCACAGGCTGGTCAGCACTGGTTGTACTCATAATGGGGGAGAAATATTAA
- the LOC121384133 gene encoding mannosyl-oligosaccharide glucosidase-like isoform X2 yields MCYWCIDHSRLMWLPQFTRKMPPPVRHWCDQADEIGKYGWLAHDGVHFGVQEIEESGFVLKTEFVKRPGGDHGGDWTARFTVKPKLPDRPVVLSLMFYIALDGDGHLEESSTKKRLTGIRGITPELGQFELKFPKSVSSVQKFHHLITHADRLDELKDVLVKSMSLDNWEKSSKLPYFIFHGRYVPRDRKANYIVHQVTAVLPLQMEVIFESGSYHNRPSILSGDVFTTELHKYQTEFDAKFERLFPLHVKGYGEEDISFAKAALSNLIGSIGYFYGSSLVQSVYNEEPVNYWEAPLYTGVPSRPFFPRGFLWDEGFHNLLISQWDESISVDIIGHWFDLMNTEGWIPREQILGVEARAKVPTQFIVQRNKNANPPTFFLPLKSIIKHKIESNTVEDKAFLSALYPRLKAWFTWYNVSQVGKTSTSYRWRGRDEKAVKQLNPLTLTSGLDDFPRASHPSDEEYHIDLRCWLALASGVMADIARSLDKNWQVYDATHRRLMDNTALDELHWSEKGQQYSDFGLHTERVRLERPKRPENLQPGQRPPPQDKVRTVQEEPHLQFVNSLGYVSLFPFLLKIIDPKSPKLYTVLRDLKDPALLWSDYGLRSLSKSAKLYNRYNTEHDPPYWRGAIWINMNYLALDALDFYSRESGPHQDTARAIYKELRTNIVNNMIKQYRRTGYIWENYSDKTGEGKGSHPFTGWSALVVLIMGEKY; encoded by the exons ATGTGTTATTGGTGTATTGATCACAGTA GGTTGATGTGGTTGCCACAGTTCACGAGGAAGATGCCACCACCTGTGCGCCACTGGTGTGACCAGGCCGATGAGATTGGTAAATATGGCTGGCTGGCTCATGATGGAGTACATTTTGGTGTGCAGGAAATAGAGGAGAGTGGATTCGTCTTGAAAACAGAGTTTGTCAAGAGACCGGGAGGTGACCATGGTGGGGACTGGACAGCCAGGTTCACTGTGAAACCAAAG CTTCCTGACCGTCCGGTAGTGTTATCTCTGATGTTCTACATAGCTCTAGACGGTGACGGTCACCTTGAGGAGTCGTCCACTAAGAAGAGGCTGACGGGGATTCGAGGAATCACACCGGAACTTGGACAGTTTGAGCTGAAATTTCCAAAGAGTGTGTCATCAGTCCAGAAGTTCCACCACCTGATAACGCATGCTGACCGCCTGGATGAGCTGAAGGATGTCCTCGTCAAGTCGATGTCCCTCGACAACTGGGAGAAGTCGAGCAAACTGCCCTACTTCATATTCCATGGCCGCTACGTTCCCAGGGACAGGAAGGCCAACTACATAGTTCACCAGGTGACCGCTGTCTTGCCTCTACAGATGGAGGTGATATTCGAGTCTGGTAGCTACCACAACAGACCCAGTATTTTATCTGGTGATGTTTTTACTACTGAGCTGCACAAATACCAGACTGAGTTTGATGCTAAATTTGAGCGACTCTTTCCGCTGCATGTCAAAGGTTATGGAGAAGAAGATATCTCCTTTGCAAAAGCTGCTCTGAGCAACCTAATCGGAAGTATTGGCTATTTTTACGGGTCCTCGCTAGTTCAGTCTGTGTACAACGAAGAACCAGTGAACTACTGGGAAGCTCCACTTTACACCGGTGTGCCGTCCAGACCGTTCTTTCCTCGTGGCTTTCTCTGGGACGAAGGCTTTCACAATCTACTCATTAGCCAGTGGGATGAAAGTATTTCTGTAGACATCATCGGTCACTGGTTTGATCTGATGAATACTGAAGGCTGGATTCCAAGAGAACAAATTCTTGGAGTGGAAGCCCGAGCTAAGGTGCCTACCCAGTTTATTGTGCAGagaaacaaaaatgcaaatCCTCCGACATTTTTCTTACCATTAAAAAGCATAATCAAACACAAGATAGAATCCAACACAGTAGAAGACAAAGCGTTTCTTAGTGCCTTGTACCCGAGATTAAAGGCTTGGTTCACCTGGTACAATGTGAGCCAGGTGGGCAAAACGTCGACCAGCTATAGATGGCGTGGACGAGACGAGAAAGCCGTCAAGCAGCTGAACCCGCTGACTCTGACGTCGGGACTGGACGATTTCCCGCGAGCATCCCACCCGAGTGACGAGGAATATCACATAGATCTCAGGTGCTGGTTGGCCCTCGCGTCTGGGGTCATGGCTGACATTGCTCGGTCTCTTGACAAGAACTGGCAGGTGTACGATGCCACACATCGGCGCCTGATGGACAACACCGCCCTGGATGAGCTCCACTGGTCGGAGAAAGGACAGCAGTATAGTGACTTTGGTCTGCACACCGAACGAGTGAGGCTGGAGCGACCAAAACGGCCAGAGAACCTCCAGCCTGGACAGAGACCGCCACCACAGGACAAGGTGCGCACTGTTCAGGAAGAGCCGCACTTACAGTTCGTCAATTCACTTGGTTATGTCAGTCTGTTCCCGTTCTTGCTGAAAATTATAGACCCAAAGTCTCCGAAACTGTACACAGTACTCCGCGATTTGAAAGATCCCGCCCTCTTGTGGTCCGACTATGGTTTACGATCGCTGTCGAAGAGTGCGAAGCTATACAACCGATACAACACAGAACACGATCCACCGTACTGGAGAGGGGCCATCTGGATCAACATGAACTACCTGGCACTCGATGCTCTAGACTTCTACTCCAGGGAGTCGGGACCGCACCAAGACACTGCACGTGCCATCTACAAAGAGCTCAGAACTAACATAGTGAATAACATGATAAAACAATACAGGAGAACTGGCTATATTTGGGAAAACTACAGTGACAAGACTGGGGAAGGGAAAGGCAGTCATCCATTCACAGGCTGGTCAGCACTGGTTGTACTCATAATGGGGGAGAAATATTAA